A region of the Haematobia irritans isolate KBUSLIRL chromosome 5, ASM5000362v1, whole genome shotgun sequence genome:
aaaattttgaccaaattttctataaaaataaaattttgacaaaattttctatagaaataaaattttgacaaaattctctatagaaataaaatgtttacaaaattttctatagaaataaaatgttgacaaatttttctatagaaatacaattttgacaaaataaaattttgaaaaaattttctacagatataaaggcttgagaaagttttctatagaaataaaattttgacaaaattttctatagaaataaaatgttgaccaaattttctatgaaaataaaattttgacaaaattgtctatagaaataaaattttgaaaaaaaatctatagaaataaaattttgtcgaaattttctatagaaattttgacaactttttctgtagaaataaaattttaacaaaattttctatagaaataaaattttgccgaaattttctatagaaataaaattttaacaaaattttctatagaaataaaatgttaacaaaattttctataaaaataaaattttgacaaaattttctatacaaataaaattttgaaaaaaaatctatagaaataaaaattttccgacattttctatagaactaaaattttgacaactttttctgtagaaataaaattttaacaaaattttctatagaaataaaattttgacaaaattatctatagaaataagattgtggTAAAGTGAGTtatagctcctacatgtatGAAATCTCTAGGAAAAACCTtcaatttctctatctgactattgtcaaatgtattctctcttttggtggctctaaatgtgtaaacgaactgctgctagtccaaatttttgaaccgagctaatatcgtcatttttggtgcaaaaatcggaaaatcggcatatgctattttttgagtaaaaaatcgtcaaaatgccgataaatcggcaaaattggcagccctgtgtTCAGCATCTATTAAAACAACAATATAAGAAAACaagtcaaaacaaaaaaaaaacttgcaaaaaaataaaaaccaaatctcAGTTTACAATGCTTGTGCCgaagtgtccgtccgtccgtacaaCGTAACGTTGtagatttatttcttttgtgaaTTTTCGTTGATTACGTAGAACAGCAGAAAGATTTCACCGAAAATCGTCTATGAAACATATACGGGTATAGCGAAGTATGTGTGAAACGAACGACTTAAGATGAGTAGCTATGACTTCTACACACTCGATTATGTCGTCAAAGGGGATTTGCGATTTGAAATGTTGGCCCAATGATAGTGCTATAACGTAAGTAGTTTGTGGACCATCATAGTACGTTTCATTGCTAATGCCGGGCCGATGGTAGATACTGCCCGGCCGATTGTTTTAGTATATAAGTGCTTGGCGGCAGTTACTAAGAAATCAGAATTTAAAAATCATCTATTGAGTTTAGTTCGAAAAgtgttgtacaaaaaaaaaaacataacatttGCCAAAATGCGTTTCTTCCTTTGCTGTGTTTTATTTGCCCTCATTGCGGTGGCCTATTCGATTCCTGTTGAAGTGGAAAAGAGCAATGAGGCCGCTCAATCATTATTAGATGTCGATGTCCAAGGTCATGAGAATACTGGTGATCGTGAAGCTCGCCAATTCGGTTTTGGCTACCCTGGCGGTTATGGTGGCTACCGTGGCGGTTATGGTGGCTATCGTGGCGGTTATGGTGGTGGTTATGGGGGCTATCGTGGTGGTTATGGTGGATATCGTGGAGGTTATGGTGGTTTCCCCGGTGGCTATGGTGGATATCGTGGAGGATTCTAcggttaaatttaaaattgccaACGCTTGAACTGATACCAAATTTTGGAATGGATTGTTGTTACTTGTtgttttgttaattaaaaaataaaactttataaaaataaaataatttttcgattccttgttttagaaaatataaaaaaatgttgccgtGAGGCCTATCCTTAAAAATCCAATgctaattttgcttaacatagaagaagcatttctctgatataaagttttttccttgtccagaactcgataattttttcattaagtcgttttgtccttataattaagtgattcgacttaaagctGATTACCTTTGCATTGTTtaattaaggtcaacttgactttaatagttatgaaaaattcttcaaaattaatgaaatcgtcttcaaatttgttgactttttgcatcttgactacaaagcaaaaaagcgtttaaaaataggagatgcttttcaaaattttaacgacGTTTTAAacttgaaacatagtataattttTGCTCgaaatcgagtctgaatttgaaaatttaatttgtcgtTAAGACATTTCTAAAGGACTTTGAAAGCACATGGAGAAAACACTGGAAAAACTTATTcgtttaattatttttcaataggatcaagtacgcaaaactcaaatttaaaagaagaaAAGAAGAAACAAAAAGACTCCCCACTGCATCCATATATCAAACATTGTGACTTTGTATGTCCAGGGAATAGGTCAACACCAAATGccgaaaaatgaggtacccaatTTTTATTGTATGTTCGCTTCCTGggttaaatttcaagtaattcgAAGAAGTCATGTTTTTTAATTGTACCTTAAAAACTCTGGGAAGAGTTCTCTGTCCCCTTCCACAATAATGTAAGCACTCCTTTTTTTACATTCtttgcaaatttcaagcagaccggagaagattttgcaaataggAAAGCCCACGGTATAAATTGTCTTacagaccaaatatcgaaaaatgaggtaccctctcTGAgttcctgtaaatttcaagtaattcgGAGATGTCACATTAAAAAATTCAAGGAGGGAAAATTCACTTCCCTCATCCAAAGATCTCGGAGTCAATCTaaacctaaagaaaattttgagaaagttttcaatagaaataaaattttgacaaaattttctatagaaataaaattttgacaaaatttgctataaaaataaaattttgacaataattttctatagaaataaaatacatatcACCCACCCTGTGAATGATAATttataaatcaaaattaaaaaaggcaCTTCAAAGTGAAAGATAGTTTTTGATtgaataaaaaactttaaatcaaagatgtaTCCTCTAAAAAAATTCGCTTTACTCATCCACAGATCAAAAATTTACCAACCTTTTGTCTCGGGATCAACCTAAACCTGAGAACCCTCTGGgttcatgtaaatttcaagtaattcgTAGAATTCAAGGTCTTtcttttatatattataaaagTGAGGAAGGAAAAGTTCCCTTCCCCCATCCACAGATTAGAATTTTGGCGCTTTTTTGACGCGGGATCAACTTAATCCCTGGGAAATTTAAGTAATAGGAAGACTCCCTCCGTgttaaaatcctcaaaaaaccaCACCACATTTTTAtcgcaataaataaatatacatacaaatttttttcaggaaccACTTTCCTCGAAAATTCCAACTaagtttgaaaacattttttaaaaagtcaGATAAGTAGTAGACCCTGCTtctaaccatggttgccacaattctctctccaactaagacgcacttcaattttcaaatacaaatggtatttttacaaaattttctatagaaaccaaattttgagaaatttttctattgaaaagtttctatagaaataaaatctggacaaaattttctatagaaataacattttgacgaaattttctatagaaataaaattgtgggaaaatgttctataaaaataaaattttttgaaataaattttttaacaaaaaatttaaaattataaaaataaaataaaatttaaaaaaaaaatttgtatacgaataaaaatttataaacattttctatagaaattttgagaaaattttgtatacaaatacaattttgaaaaaattctctatagaaataaaattctgacaaataaaattttgacaaaatttttaatatgaataaaattttgacaaaattttctatagaaataaaattttgacaaaattttttatagtaatgaaatattgacaaaattttctatagaaatcaaatgttgacaaaattttctatagaaataaaattttgacaaaattttctacagaagcaaaatttttacaaaattttctatagaaataaaattttgacaaaattttctatagaaataaaatgttgagaaaattttctatagaaataaaattttgacaaaattttctatagaaataaaattttgacaaaattttctatagaaataaaatgttgagaaaattttctatagaaataaaattttcacaaaattttctatagaaataaaattttcacaaaatttttcatagaaataaaatattgacaaaattatctatagaaataaagttttgacaaaattttcaatagaaataaaattttgacaaaattttctatagaaataaaatgttaacaaaattttctatagaaataaaattttttacaaaattttgacaaaagtgtctatagaaataaaattttgacaaaattttctatagaaataaaattttgacaaaaatttctatagaaataaaatttttacaaaattttctatagaaataaaattttgacaaaattttttatagaaataaaattttgacaaaattttgacaaaattttctatagaattaaaattttgacaaaattttctatagaaataaaatgttggcaaaatattctatagaaataaaattttgacaaaattctctataggaataaaattttgacaaaattctctataggaataaaatttttaatagaaataaaattttgagaaaattttctatagaattaaaattgtgagataattttctatagaaataaaattgtgagaaaattttctatgaaaataaaattttgacaaaattttctacaaaaatacaattttgacaacatttttctatagaaataaaattttgagaaaattttctataggaataaaatgttgagaaaattattatctttaaaaatttgaattttcgtgTTATTTCCACTGTGAGTAAGTTCTCTCTTATTGTAGAAGTAGCAATTTTCATTTGTTGGTACAAGCTAAAATCGtgaaaacatataaaattcaacacatttacaagagtatttattttagtcgacctgtagacgggtcgacaggtggcgacactttgacaagtcgtactttttctaaggtaacgacatcaaaaggaggtaatccctctcgaaagagattcaaggaacgcagaaattctttgtttatcctaaagaagttaggatcagtcgacccaaggaagcggtcggctaaacaaagcgattccttaaaatgggctcaaggaattcttgaggctggaaaaagggaacgatcaccggatgagctgccatcctccaaaagggatcaaatatcgtttgcctcagttgctaaagacagccttgtgatggctatcattaataaaggagcattggacgatatggttccaaagcaaaaatggggggaaattgagaatgctctgtctgtcgtctactcacaggtactggaaaagtttcccggtccagatcaaggacgatttaagctaatcgcatttgaggaccagaggtctatagaatgtttcaaagctgctctgatactaattggtgaagtttgggaaggagctgctctagagttagtcgagaagaaagacataccggctagacctagagcacatgcgtggatacctgcaaacccttctgaccctgaatctattttaaatagactgaaacgatgcaatccagatcttccaacagctgattggaaggttggccgtttggatgaagtggacggaccaagacggcatgcattgtttatattgaacactcagtctttgccacatctagcaaagtcccagggccgtgtatgttatggctttcattatatccaaatgaaggtatataaaaacgatcagctaaaggattcagaaatggacaaaccTCTGTCTGAATGtttttgctaatgtttttggaacaatctggttggttcagcgaagaaaaataaacgAGAAGGTTCCgctgttaaaactagaagtacccatatgtaataggtacttttagttaatgtggtatcacaatggactgaatagtctaagtgataacattttcttcaaattttggtagattttctttggcacgagtggcaaccgtacaTATAACTCACAGAAGAAACACACACATTTCTACATAATTTAACTGGTAAAGAAAATGacaatatttatttgaaaacttaaatataattctaaacaaatttcaaaaatttatttagccaCGATAACGATAGCGATCCCGACGACGACCACCACCAAAACCACCATGTCCTCCACGATAATAGACACCCCGTTGCCGGGTCAAACGATCACCAGTATTTGAATGACCCTGCATATCCACATCAACTAGAGATTGCCATTGCGATCCTTGGACTAAATTTCCCTCTGTATTGGCAGAAATTCCTAATATGGCCATGGCAACCCAAAGAATAATTGCCACTAAAAACCTCATAATTTTTtagtataaattaaattgttatgtttaatattgaaataatgttttgatacTAAATTTCCGATTTTAACAATAAGcgcattttatatgaaaaactaaagaAATGTTGCGATCACCTGTGACAATGAAACCCTTCAAGTGGATTCACGcataacaaatttcaaattgaatgTTTCGAAGGTAATTCACCTATATTCAATTACAATACAATCAATGAAGGCATTAAGTTGTTAACATGATTAAGGGATATACTCGATATCTAGACACTGCTAATAACACTAGGCAAcaaataacaaacttttctctgtgaattgtttctagcatattttttcttattgattatgagctactaaacacgaaaatgatttttaaaaaattttctgtcgattggttttcgagacacaattttttttttaaatttttggaggtacacttccaattttgagcatatctttcgttttctttaacctttttgatcttaatactactcaaattaaagaaaattgagccgtctacaactcattctcagaaaattttcaaatcgggtaagtagtttgggtGTTGGTggcttaaaaaagttaaaaaacggcgtttttttagtaaaaatgtggcagaaaaaaacatataaagattcatataaaatataaaaaaaattgctaaaagcaaaagttttttacgtatagctgaaatttttacaaagaaaataagcccttacttaacaaaatcgaacaacaaatagcggagttataattttggtaaaagaccgaaaagGCCAAATCAACGCCCAAAAAAACCAAATGagtagaaacaaaaatataactgtACATTTTATGCCATGTGGAAAACAGCGTTGATGCGTTGATTTggtcttttcggtcttttaccaaaaaaattataagtccgctatttgttgttcGATTgtgttaagtaagggcttattttctttgtaaaaatttcagctatacgtaaaaa
Encoded here:
- the LOC142238469 gene encoding uncharacterized protein LOC142238469; the protein is MRFFLCCVLFALIAVAYSIPVEVEKSNEAAQSLLDVDVQGHENTGDREARQFGFGYPGGYGGYRGGYGGYRGGYGGGYGGYRGGYGGYRGGYGGFPGGYGGYRGGFYG
- the LOC142239067 gene encoding uncharacterized protein LOC142239067, yielding MRFLVAIILWVAMAILGISANTEGNLVQGSQWQSLVDVDMQGHSNTGDRLTRQRGVYYRGGHGGFGGGRRRDRYRYRG